The proteins below are encoded in one region of Oryzias melastigma strain HK-1 linkage group LG7, ASM292280v2, whole genome shotgun sequence:
- the LOC112159695 gene encoding transcription factor HES-2: MTPNMSYEAPPSFTQRLTVAKRKEAIELRKTMKPLMEKRRRARINDSLNHLKNLILPLTGKDKTRYSKLEKADILDMTVRFLRDIPPVNTKNPAHSYGEGYKACLQRVSSMLPKTKLDQETSSQVNDFVQKSMSAVVTPTCQNCCAQRSMTYPEIHQKLQRLKSSFSSRLESAPRSCSAATPTRVPLSAQPAGSVWRPW, translated from the exons ATGACTCCGAATATGTCCTATGAAGCTCCTCCGTCGTTTACGCAGAGGCTCACTGTAGCCAAAAGAAAAGAGGCCATTGAACTCCGAAAG ACAATGAAACCCCTGATGGAAAAGAGAAGGCGCGCCCGCATTAATGACAGCCTAAACCACTTGAAAAACCTCATCCTTCCTCTCACAGGAAAAGAT aAAACCAGGTACTCCAAATTGGAGAAAGCAGACATCCTGGACATGACCGTGAGGTTCCTGCGTGACATCCCCCCCGTCAACACCAAAA ATCCAGCGCACAGTTACGGAGAGGGTTACAAAGCCTGCCTCCAGCGCGTCTCCTCCATGCTTCCCAAAACCAAACTTGACCAGGAGACCTCCAGCCAGGTTAACGACTTTGTCCAGAAGTCCATGTCTGCGGTAGTCACCCCAACCTGCCAGAACTGCTGCGCCCAAAGATCCATGACTTATCCAGAGATTCACCAGAAGCTCCAGAGACTCAAATCCAGCTTCAGCAGCAGACTGGAGAGCGCGCCGCGCAGCTGCTCAGCTGCAACTCCCACCCGGGTGCCGCTGAGCGCGCAGCCTGCTGGCTCTGTGTGGAGACCCTGGTAG